A genomic region of Lachnoclostridium edouardi contains the following coding sequences:
- the hisG gene encoding ATP phosphoribosyltransferase: MRYLTVALAKGRLADQTMKLFEKIGITCEEMKDKTSRKLIFSNEDMKIRFFLAKASDVPTYVEYGAADIGVVGKDTILEEGRKLFEVVDLGYGKCRMCVCGPESAGELLKHHQLIRVATKYPNIAKDYFYNKKHQTVEIIKLNGSIELAPIVGLSEVIVDIVETGSTLRENGLMVLEEVCPLSARVVVNQVSMKRENQRITALISSLKQMIQEEQV, translated from the coding sequence ATGAGGTATTTAACTGTGGCTTTAGCTAAAGGGCGCCTGGCGGACCAGACGATGAAGCTGTTTGAGAAAATAGGCATTACTTGTGAAGAGATGAAGGACAAAACCTCCAGAAAATTAATCTTCTCCAATGAGGATATGAAAATACGTTTTTTCCTGGCAAAAGCCAGCGACGTTCCCACATATGTGGAATATGGGGCGGCTGACATTGGAGTGGTGGGAAAGGATACGATTCTGGAGGAAGGCAGAAAGCTTTTTGAGGTGGTAGATTTAGGATACGGAAAATGCAGAATGTGCGTCTGCGGACCAGAGAGCGCAGGAGAGCTTTTAAAGCATCATCAGCTGATCCGTGTGGCCACAAAATACCCTAATATAGCCAAAGATTATTTTTACAATAAAAAGCATCAGACAGTGGAAATTATAAAATTAAACGGCTCTATTGAGCTGGCGCCTATTGTAGGCCTTTCTGAGGTAATTGTAGATATTGTAGAAACAGGATCTACATTGAGAGAAAACGGTCTTATGGTGCTGGAGGAGGTATGCCCCCTTTCTGCCAGAGTAGTTGTAAATCAGGTCAGCATGAAGCGGGAAAACCAGAGAATCACTGCTTTAATCAGCAGTTTGAAGCAAATGATACAGGAGGAACAGGTATGA
- a CDS encoding SDR family NAD(P)-dependent oxidoreductase, whose protein sequence is MRIAVVTGASSGMGREMVYQLADRFGGLDEIWVIARRTDRLQALVHQVPVPLRLFSLDLTREDSLETLKHQLKNRKPDVKILVNGAGYGKIGRVGSLSMADETGMIGLNCQALCAVTHLTLPYMSKNSRIIMFASAVAFLPQPSFAIYAATKSFVLSYSRALNRELKDREICVTAVCPGPVDTEFFQIAETTGRIPLYKRLAMADPKKVVQLAVRDSMMGKEISVYGPLMKAFHLLTKLLPHKVLLKLITIKGKE, encoded by the coding sequence ATGAGAATTGCTGTTGTAACAGGCGCTTCCTCAGGAATGGGAAGGGAAATGGTATATCAGCTGGCAGATCGTTTTGGGGGTTTAGACGAGATTTGGGTAATAGCCAGGAGGACAGATAGGCTGCAGGCTTTAGTTCACCAGGTTCCTGTGCCCTTAAGGCTGTTTTCCTTAGATTTAACAAGGGAGGACAGCTTAGAGACATTAAAGCATCAGCTGAAAAACAGAAAGCCTGATGTGAAAATTCTGGTAAACGGTGCAGGCTATGGGAAAATAGGGCGTGTAGGAAGCCTTTCCATGGCTGACGAAACAGGAATGATCGGATTAAATTGCCAGGCTTTATGCGCAGTTACTCATTTAACGCTGCCTTATATGAGCAAAAACAGCAGAATTATTATGTTTGCTTCAGCAGTAGCCTTTTTGCCCCAGCCTTCCTTTGCTATTTATGCGGCTACTAAGTCCTTTGTGCTCAGCTACAGCAGAGCTTTAAACAGAGAATTAAAGGACAGAGAAATCTGCGTTACAGCAGTATGTCCCGGTCCTGTAGATACAGAATTTTTCCAAATTGCAGAAACTACAGGAAGGATTCCCCTGTATAAACGCCTGGCTATGGCTGACCCCAAAAAAGTAGTGCAGCTGGCTGTAAGAGACAGTATGATGGGAAAGGAAATTTCTGTTTACGGTCCTCTTATGAAGGCCTTTCATTTGCTTACAAAGCTGCTGCCTCACAAGGTATTGCTAAAGCTTATTACCATAAAAGGAAAGGAATAG
- the pepT gene encoding peptidase T: MGVVEKFLKYVSVDTQSKFGEAQIPSTKKQFDLADLLAKELKEMGASDISISENCYVYATIPATTDKKMPVLGFIAHMDTTPDYSGAPAKTQIVKNYDGKDILMNQETGLTMKVSDFPQMTGYKGQDLIVTDGSTLLGADDKSGIAEIMAMAEYFLSNPSIPHGTIKIGFTPDEEIGRGADKFDVKGFGADVAYTVDGGPVGELEYENFNAASAKVYISGSNIHPGTSKGKMKNAMLMAFEFHNMLPVFENPMYTEGYEGFYHLNDMNGTVEQAFLNYIVRDHDREKFEKKKEYMQRAAAYMNEKYGQGTIELKLVDTYYNMKEMVEPHMYLIEIAKEAMKDLGVEPNIIPIRGGTDGARLSYMGLPCPNLCTGGENCHGKFEFVSIQSMEKITDILIKIVEKFEQR; this comes from the coding sequence ATGGGTGTTGTAGAGAAATTTTTAAAGTATGTATCAGTAGATACGCAGTCAAAATTTGGGGAAGCACAGATACCAAGTACAAAGAAGCAGTTTGATTTAGCTGATCTTTTGGCAAAGGAACTGAAGGAAATGGGGGCTTCAGACATATCTATCAGCGAAAACTGTTATGTATATGCTACGATTCCTGCCACAACAGATAAAAAGATGCCTGTGCTGGGATTTATCGCTCATATGGACACTACCCCGGACTATTCAGGAGCTCCGGCTAAAACTCAGATCGTAAAAAATTATGATGGAAAAGATATTCTTATGAATCAGGAAACCGGTTTAACAATGAAGGTCAGCGATTTTCCTCAAATGACAGGATATAAGGGACAGGATTTAATTGTTACAGACGGCTCTACTTTACTGGGAGCTGACGATAAATCGGGAATTGCCGAAATTATGGCTATGGCAGAGTATTTTCTTTCTAATCCGTCTATTCCCCACGGCACAATTAAAATCGGATTTACACCGGATGAGGAAATCGGTCGGGGGGCAGATAAGTTTGATGTGAAGGGCTTTGGAGCAGACGTAGCCTATACAGTAGACGGCGGGCCTGTTGGAGAGCTGGAATATGAAAACTTTAACGCCGCCTCTGCCAAGGTTTATATCAGCGGTTCCAATATCCATCCTGGAACTTCCAAGGGAAAAATGAAAAATGCCATGTTGATGGCTTTTGAGTTCCACAATATGCTGCCTGTATTTGAAAATCCTATGTATACAGAAGGATATGAAGGCTTTTACCATTTAAATGATATGAACGGCACAGTGGAGCAGGCATTTTTAAATTATATTGTGCGGGATCATGACAGAGAAAAATTTGAAAAGAAAAAAGAGTATATGCAGCGGGCGGCAGCGTATATGAATGAAAAATACGGACAGGGAACCATAGAGCTGAAGCTGGTAGATACTTATTACAATATGAAGGAAATGGTGGAGCCTCATATGTATTTAATAGAAATCGCCAAAGAAGCTATGAAGGACCTGGGAGTAGAGCCGAATATTATTCCTATTCGCGGCGGCACAGACGGAGCCAGACTTTCCTATATGGGTCTGCCTTGTCCAAACCTGTGCACTGGAGGAGAAAACTGCCATGGCAAGTTTGAATTTGTCAGCATTCAGTCCATGGAAAAGATTACTGACATTCTCATTAAAATTGTAGAAAAATTTGAGCAGAGATAG
- a CDS encoding O-linked GlcNAc transferase-like protein, whose product MRRQKGEYGYRTYRRKIQIYEVLFGGAMIIIQLLARNFTASEPVKNILTVMAILSVLPTANVAAPMLAAWKIKTPKEEFFRRAEGYSQTGKLLYDLILTSKEAVMPADAVMVHPTGVYLYCTSQKVDVKKGEKYLNDMFTAHRLDPNAKIIKDEKAFFQRLDSLKPASEYEDDGSVDYAFDLLKQLSM is encoded by the coding sequence ATGCGCAGACAAAAGGGCGAGTATGGGTACAGAACATACAGAAGAAAAATACAGATATATGAAGTGCTGTTTGGAGGGGCTATGATTATTATTCAGCTGCTGGCCAGAAATTTTACTGCCAGTGAGCCGGTGAAAAATATACTGACAGTTATGGCTATTTTATCAGTGCTGCCTACTGCCAATGTGGCGGCTCCTATGCTGGCGGCCTGGAAAATAAAAACTCCAAAGGAGGAATTTTTTCGCAGAGCAGAAGGCTACAGCCAGACAGGCAAGCTGCTTTATGATTTGATTTTGACTTCTAAGGAGGCGGTGATGCCTGCGGACGCGGTAATGGTTCACCCAACCGGCGTATATCTTTACTGTACCTCCCAGAAGGTAGATGTAAAAAAGGGGGAAAAGTACTTAAATGACATGTTTACTGCCCACCGTTTAGATCCTAACGCAAAGATTATAAAGGATGAAAAAGCATTTTTCCAAAGACTTGACAGTTTAAAGCCAGCCAGCGAATATGAGGATGACGGAAGCGTGGATTATGCGTTTGACTTGTTAAAGCAGCTGTCTATGTAA
- the hisB gene encoding imidazoleglycerol-phosphate dehydratase HisB, whose protein sequence is MKRTASITRNTKETQIQMTFCLDGSGQADISTGIGFFDHMLNNFTRHGLFDMTLKVTGDLEVDTHHTIEDVGIVLGQAISQAAGDKKGIVRYGSKILPMDEALILCALDLCGRPYLVYDLNLEREFTGDLETEMVKEFFYAVSYGAAMNLHIKQLSGQNCHHIIEGAFKAFGKALDQAVQLDSRITDVLSTKGVL, encoded by the coding sequence ATGAAAAGAACAGCTTCCATTACAAGAAATACAAAAGAAACTCAAATTCAAATGACGTTTTGTCTGGACGGCAGCGGGCAGGCAGATATTTCTACAGGAATTGGCTTTTTTGACCATATGCTGAATAATTTTACACGCCACGGCTTATTTGATATGACATTAAAGGTAACAGGGGATTTAGAGGTGGATACTCACCACACCATTGAAGATGTGGGAATTGTGCTGGGCCAGGCCATCAGTCAGGCGGCGGGAGATAAAAAAGGAATCGTGCGGTACGGCTCTAAAATTCTTCCCATGGATGAAGCTTTGATTTTATGCGCCCTGGACTTATGTGGAAGACCTTATTTAGTCTATGATCTGAACCTGGAAAGGGAATTTACAGGCGATTTGGAGACGGAAATGGTGAAAGAATTTTTCTATGCAGTTTCTTATGGAGCTGCCATGAATCTTCACATCAAACAGCTGTCAGGACAGAATTGCCACCATATAATCGAGGGGGCTTTTAAAGCATTTGGAAAGGCCTTAGACCAGGCGGTGCAGCTGGATTCAAGAATTACAGATGTATTGTCCACGAAAGGAGTGCTGTAG
- a CDS encoding RluA family pseudouridine synthase, which yields MKAITITKNEAGQRLDKMLSKYLNLAGKGFLYKMMRKKNITLNGKKCDGSERLTEGDQVKLFLSDETIEKFSQVHIQKVSKQSLHIIYEDENVLFINKPAGMLSQKAKDTDESLVEYILDYLLTSRQLKEEELKSFRPSVCNRLDRNTSGLVAAGKTLAGLQGLSQLFRNRNLHKYYHCLVKGQVKERCRIKGFLKKDEKTNQVSISKEETDGSLPIETEYTPLAAGEDFTLLQVLLITGRSHQIRAHLASIGHPIAGDPKYGDKKVNAYMKKKYGITAQLLHSAVLVFPDMQPPLSNLSKITVSAPLPPLFEKAVKGEINERKAAQEGR from the coding sequence ATGAAGGCGATTACAATAACGAAAAATGAAGCCGGACAGCGGCTGGATAAAATGCTTTCTAAGTATTTAAATCTGGCTGGAAAAGGTTTTTTATATAAAATGATGAGAAAGAAAAACATTACCTTAAACGGAAAGAAATGCGACGGTTCAGAGCGCCTTACAGAGGGAGACCAGGTAAAGTTATTTCTTTCTGATGAAACCATAGAAAAGTTTTCTCAAGTACATATTCAAAAGGTGTCTAAGCAGTCTCTTCATATTATATATGAGGATGAAAATGTACTTTTTATTAATAAGCCTGCAGGTATGCTGTCCCAGAAGGCAAAGGATACAGATGAATCTTTAGTGGAATATATTCTTGATTATCTGCTTACTTCCAGGCAGCTGAAGGAGGAGGAACTAAAAAGCTTCCGGCCTTCTGTGTGCAATCGTCTGGACAGAAATACCAGCGGTTTAGTGGCTGCCGGGAAAACTCTGGCAGGACTTCAGGGATTAAGCCAGTTATTCCGAAACAGAAATCTGCATAAATATTATCATTGCCTGGTAAAGGGACAAGTAAAAGAAAGATGCAGAATAAAAGGATTTTTAAAAAAAGATGAAAAAACAAATCAGGTCAGTATTTCTAAAGAAGAAACAGACGGCAGCCTGCCTATTGAAACAGAATATACGCCTTTGGCTGCAGGAGAAGATTTTACCCTGCTGCAGGTATTGTTAATTACAGGAAGATCTCATCAAATCAGGGCCCATTTGGCTTCCATAGGCCATCCCATTGCCGGAGATCCTAAGTACGGAGATAAAAAGGTAAATGCCTATATGAAAAAAAAGTATGGGATTACTGCTCAGCTGCTTCATTCGGCAGTTTTAGTATTTCCGGATATGCAGCCTCCTCTTTCTAATTTATCAAAAATTACAGTTTCCGCTCCCCTTCCCCCTCTCTTTGAAAAAGCGGTAAAAGGGGAAATTAATGAAAGAAAAGCAGCCCAGGAAGGAAGATAA
- the hisD gene encoding histidinol dehydrogenase, producing the protein MKIISLDEQTKQNILADLLKRDPNNYNAYAGTVQKIVDDVKENKDQALFSYTKEFDHADICAENVRVTEEEIKEAMKLVDPKLLEVMKKSMANIKTYHEKQLRLSWFDSQPDGRILGQKITALESAGVYVPGGKAAYPSSVLMNIIPAKVAGVKRIVMTTPPEKDGKVNPVTLTAAHLAGATEVYKAGGAQAIAALAFGTESIPRVNKIVGPGNIFVALAKKAVYGHVSIDSIAGPSEVLVLADETANPKYVAADLLSQAEHDELASAILVTTSMELAEKVSKEVERFVKILSRKEILEKSLENYGYILVAKTLDEAVDTVNEIAPEHLEIITRDAFETMTKIQNAGAIFIGEYSSEPLGDYYAGPNHVLPTNGTAKFFSPLGVDDFIKKSSVIYYSKQALEPVYKDIIAFAEAEKLTAHANSIRVRFENTQE; encoded by the coding sequence ATGAAAATTATTTCCTTAGATGAACAGACAAAACAAAATATATTGGCAGATCTTTTAAAAAGAGATCCAAATAACTATAACGCCTATGCTGGAACTGTGCAGAAAATTGTAGATGACGTAAAGGAAAATAAGGACCAGGCTTTATTTTCCTACACAAAAGAGTTTGACCATGCAGATATTTGCGCAGAAAATGTGCGGGTTACTGAAGAGGAAATTAAGGAGGCCATGAAGCTGGTAGACCCAAAGCTTTTAGAGGTTATGAAAAAATCCATGGCGAATATTAAGACGTACCATGAAAAGCAGCTGCGCCTCAGCTGGTTTGACTCACAGCCTGACGGAAGGATTCTGGGGCAGAAAATTACTGCTTTAGAAAGCGCAGGCGTGTATGTTCCGGGAGGAAAGGCGGCCTACCCTTCTTCTGTGCTGATGAATATTATACCGGCAAAGGTGGCGGGAGTAAAGCGGATTGTTATGACAACGCCTCCGGAAAAAGACGGAAAGGTAAATCCTGTAACTCTTACAGCGGCTCATTTGGCAGGGGCGACAGAGGTGTATAAGGCAGGCGGCGCTCAGGCAATAGCAGCTTTGGCATTTGGAACAGAATCTATTCCCAGGGTAAATAAAATTGTTGGACCTGGAAATATTTTTGTGGCCTTAGCCAAAAAGGCTGTGTACGGCCATGTAAGTATTGACAGCATCGCAGGACCCAGCGAGGTGTTAGTTCTGGCAGACGAGACGGCAAATCCCAAATATGTAGCCGCAGATCTGCTGTCTCAGGCAGAGCACGACGAGCTGGCTTCAGCTATTTTAGTAACTACCAGCATGGAGCTGGCAGAAAAGGTTTCCAAAGAGGTAGAGAGATTTGTAAAAATTCTCTCCAGAAAAGAGATTCTGGAAAAGTCATTGGAGAATTATGGTTATATTTTAGTGGCAAAAACCCTTGATGAGGCAGTGGACACTGTTAATGAAATTGCCCCGGAGCATCTGGAAATTATTACAAGGGACGCCTTTGAAACTATGACCAAAATACAGAATGCAGGAGCTATTTTTATTGGAGAATACAGCTCAGAGCCGTTAGGGGATTATTATGCAGGTCCAAACCATGTGCTGCCTACAAATGGAACCGCAAAGTTTTTCTCACCATTAGGAGTAGATGATTTTATTAAAAAATCCAGCGTAATTTATTATTCTAAGCAGGCTCTGGAGCCGGTTTATAAAGATATTATTGCGTTTGCAGAGGCAGAAAAGCTGACTGCCCACGCAAACTCCATCAGAGTCAGATTTGAAAATACTCAAGAATAA
- the hisA gene encoding 1-(5-phosphoribosyl)-5-[(5-phosphoribosylamino)methylideneamino]imidazole-4-carboxamide isomerase, whose amino-acid sequence MQLYPAIDMKGGKCVRLTQGLFQNVKVYSDRPSDMARLWCSQGASFLHLVDLDGALAGRSVNEDAIKDIVKNVSVPTELGGGIRSKEAVKNMLSLGISRVIIGTKAVENPEFIRDLIDEFGPEKIVVGVDAKNGMVAVEGWERVSSLTAEELCMTMKQYGVRHIVYTDISRDGMLTGPNVLATKDLTEKTGLDIIASGGVSSMEDLHHLAEAGVQGAIIGKALYEERVDLRQAVDLFESR is encoded by the coding sequence ATGCAGTTATATCCGGCGATTGATATGAAGGGTGGGAAATGCGTCCGCCTGACCCAAGGATTGTTTCAAAATGTAAAGGTGTATTCTGACAGACCTTCAGATATGGCAAGGCTGTGGTGCAGCCAGGGAGCGTCCTTTTTGCATCTGGTAGATTTGGACGGGGCCTTGGCCGGAAGATCTGTCAATGAAGATGCCATTAAAGATATTGTAAAAAATGTTTCTGTGCCTACTGAGCTGGGAGGAGGTATCCGCAGCAAAGAAGCTGTAAAAAATATGCTTTCTCTTGGAATATCAAGAGTAATTATCGGCACAAAAGCAGTGGAGAATCCAGAATTTATCAGGGACTTAATTGACGAATTCGGCCCGGAGAAAATTGTAGTGGGAGTAGACGCTAAAAATGGAATGGTGGCTGTAGAAGGATGGGAAAGGGTCAGTTCTTTGACAGCGGAAGAATTGTGTATGACAATGAAACAATATGGGGTCCGTCATATTGTTTATACAGATATTTCACGGGACGGAATGCTGACAGGACCTAATGTGTTGGCTACCAAAGATTTGACAGAGAAAACAGGACTTGACATTATTGCTTCCGGAGGTGTATCTTCAATGGAGGATTTGCATCATCTTGCAGAGGCAGGGGTGCAGGGGGCAATTATAGGAAAGGCTCTTTACGAGGAACGAGTAGATTTAAGACAGGCAGTAGACTTGTTTGAAAGCAGATAA
- the hisIE gene encoding bifunctional phosphoribosyl-AMP cyclohydrolase/phosphoribosyl-ATP diphosphatase HisIE: MGDYKKLIPSFGCREGQAIICDRGVEYYSDDIMTLCRFYSDNGADEILIQDLSETDEDHENVIGIIKAAAREVDTPIIAGGRTKRLEDIKKYLYAGAKAAFLDVSLQENVDLIKEAADRFGSEKIYAYLPGTEYLASQEEYEQLGASLMILDTDKLDADDFDSSHMKALVESKKPILVFCDQDEPGILTSLLKIPHVEGAILTVPEEKEGNCMLLKQELKARGVVVDTFETDVEWEQFKLDSQGLIPVVVQDYKTLQVLMVAYMNEEAFSATLKTGRMTYFSRSRQSLWIKGETSGHFQYVKSLKLDCDNDTILAKVNQVGPACHTGAKSCFFKNLAEREYRETNPLKVFEDVYQVILDRKENPKEGSYTNYLFDKGIDKILKKLGEEATEIVIAAKNPNPEEVKYEMSDFLYHMMVLMAQKGLNWEDITEELANR; the protein is encoded by the coding sequence ATGGGAGATTATAAGAAGTTGATTCCCAGCTTTGGCTGCCGGGAAGGCCAGGCAATCATCTGTGACAGAGGAGTGGAGTATTACAGTGATGATATAATGACTTTGTGCAGATTTTACAGCGATAATGGAGCAGATGAAATTTTAATTCAGGATTTATCTGAGACAGATGAGGACCATGAAAATGTAATTGGAATCATTAAGGCTGCCGCCAGGGAAGTAGATACGCCTATTATAGCGGGAGGCAGGACAAAACGTCTGGAGGATATTAAAAAATATCTTTATGCAGGTGCAAAGGCGGCTTTTTTAGATGTAAGCCTGCAGGAAAATGTGGACCTGATTAAGGAAGCCGCAGACAGATTTGGAAGCGAAAAGATTTATGCATACCTGCCGGGAACAGAGTATTTGGCCAGCCAGGAGGAGTATGAGCAGCTGGGAGCTTCTTTAATGATTTTAGATACAGACAAGCTGGATGCAGACGATTTTGACAGTAGCCATATGAAAGCTTTAGTAGAGTCTAAAAAGCCGATTCTGGTTTTCTGCGACCAGGATGAGCCGGGAATTCTCACCTCACTTCTGAAGATTCCCCATGTGGAAGGGGCCATTCTCACAGTTCCGGAGGAAAAAGAAGGAAACTGTATGCTGCTAAAGCAGGAATTAAAGGCCAGAGGCGTGGTTGTAGATACTTTTGAGACAGATGTAGAGTGGGAGCAGTTTAAATTAGATTCTCAAGGGCTGATTCCAGTAGTTGTTCAGGATTATAAAACCTTACAAGTGCTTATGGTGGCATATATGAATGAAGAGGCCTTTTCTGCTACGTTAAAAACAGGGAGAATGACTTACTTCAGCAGAAGCAGGCAGTCTTTGTGGATAAAGGGTGAGACCTCAGGCCATTTTCAGTATGTAAAGTCTTTAAAACTGGATTGTGACAATGATACAATTTTGGCAAAGGTAAATCAGGTTGGGCCTGCCTGCCATACAGGGGCAAAATCCTGCTTTTTTAAGAACCTGGCGGAGAGAGAATACAGAGAGACAAATCCTTTAAAGGTATTTGAGGACGTATATCAGGTTATTTTAGACAGAAAGGAAAACCCTAAAGAGGGGTCTTATACAAATTATTTATTTGACAAGGGAATTGATAAAATACTGAAAAAGCTGGGGGAAGAGGCCACGGAAATTGTAATAGCCGCAAAAAATCCAAACCCGGAGGAAGTAAAGTATGAGATGTCTGATTTTCTTTATCATATGATGGTTCTCATGGCTCAAAAGGGCTTAAATTGGGAGGATATTACTGAAGAGTTGGCAAACCGCTGA
- a CDS encoding Holliday junction resolvase RecU, whose amino-acid sequence MGTWNTRGLRGSTLEDLINRTNDSYREKNLALIQKVPTPITPIEIAKESRHITLAYFEKKSTVDYIGAVQGIPVCFDAKECAVNTFPLHNIHPHQIQFMKEFEEQGGVSFIILSFTAKNQVYYMPFAHIYKFWKRMEEGGRKSFTYEEIDKSYEIRSHKDMFIHYLEMLQKDLEERD is encoded by the coding sequence ATGGGAACGTGGAATACCAGAGGTTTAAGAGGGTCTACTCTGGAGGACTTAATTAACCGTACCAATGACAGCTACAGGGAGAAAAATCTGGCTCTGATTCAGAAGGTGCCTACGCCTATTACACCTATAGAAATTGCCAAGGAAAGCAGGCATATTACATTAGCTTATTTTGAAAAGAAAAGTACTGTAGATTATATAGGAGCAGTACAGGGGATTCCAGTGTGCTTTGATGCCAAGGAATGCGCTGTGAATACTTTTCCTCTCCACAATATTCACCCTCATCAGATTCAGTTTATGAAAGAATTTGAGGAACAGGGAGGAGTTTCTTTTATTATTTTATCCTTTACAGCTAAAAATCAAGTATATTATATGCCATTTGCCCATATTTATAAATTTTGGAAACGTATGGAAGAGGGCGGCAGAAAAAGCTTTACATATGAGGAAATAGATAAAAGCTATGAAATACGCAGCCATAAGGACATGTTTATACATTATTTAGAGATGCTGCAGAAGGATTTAGAGGAAAGAGATTGA
- the hisZ gene encoding ATP phosphoribosyltransferase regulatory subunit, translating to MKKQLLHTPDGVRDIYREECVKKLTVEKGIRKVFRTYGYEEIETPTFEFFDIFTKERGSVTTQEMFKFFDRDNNTLVLRPDVTPAIARCVAKYFMDEDTPLRLCYLAKTFINNSSYQGRLKEMTHTGAEMVGEDSAAGDAEMIAMVVEALKSSGLKEFQVELGQVEFFRGLADEAGMDEETQENLRELIENKNIFGVEELMKTHPMQEHVRKVLMELPQLFGSLSDILKIKDMVKNERAIKAIDRLEQVNEILKLYGLEDYVSYDLGMLSKYKYYTGIIFKAYTYGTGDYLVTGGRYDKLLVQFGNDTPAVGFAIVVERLMQALDRQNIQIPVKTVNTAVIYRQEDFKQALKLAASLRSQGEAVQLIQRNLEKTEEDYCRSFMKGPVRRLFVVEKGGETVREVYISEGQEEKK from the coding sequence ATGAAAAAGCAACTGCTGCATACGCCGGACGGTGTGCGGGATATTTACAGAGAAGAGTGTGTGAAAAAGCTAACAGTAGAAAAGGGAATCAGAAAAGTTTTCCGCACCTATGGATATGAAGAAATAGAAACTCCTACATTTGAATTTTTTGATATTTTCACAAAAGAAAGGGGAAGCGTTACAACCCAGGAAATGTTTAAGTTTTTCGACAGGGACAATAACACCTTAGTTTTAAGGCCTGACGTGACCCCTGCCATTGCCAGATGTGTGGCTAAGTATTTTATGGATGAGGACACGCCCTTGCGCCTTTGCTATCTGGCTAAAACCTTTATTAATAATTCCAGCTATCAGGGACGTTTAAAGGAGATGACCCACACCGGGGCTGAGATGGTGGGAGAGGACAGCGCGGCCGGGGATGCTGAAATGATTGCTATGGTAGTGGAGGCATTAAAATCGTCAGGGCTGAAAGAGTTTCAGGTAGAGCTGGGGCAGGTAGAGTTTTTCAGAGGCCTTGCCGACGAGGCCGGAATGGATGAGGAAACCCAGGAAAATCTAAGGGAGCTGATTGAAAATAAAAATATATTTGGGGTGGAGGAGCTGATGAAAACCCATCCCATGCAGGAGCATGTAAGAAAGGTTCTTATGGAGCTTCCTCAGCTGTTTGGCAGCTTGTCAGATATTTTGAAAATAAAAGACATGGTGAAAAACGAAAGGGCCATAAAAGCCATTGACCGGCTGGAGCAGGTAAATGAGATTTTAAAGCTGTACGGGCTGGAGGATTATGTTTCCTATGACTTAGGAATGTTAAGTAAATATAAGTATTATACAGGGATTATTTTTAAGGCCTATACATATGGAACAGGGGATTATCTGGTTACAGGCGGCCGGTATGATAAACTGCTGGTGCAGTTTGGGAATGATACGCCTGCAGTAGGCTTTGCCATTGTGGTGGAGCGGCTTATGCAGGCTTTAGACAGGCAGAATATTCAGATTCCTGTAAAAACTGTGAATACGGCAGTGATTTACAGACAGGAGGATTTCAAACAGGCTTTAAAGCTTGCAGCTTCTCTTAGAAGCCAGGGGGAGGCGGTTCAGCTAATACAAAGGAACCTGGAAAAGACGGAGGAGGACTATTGCCGCAGTTTTATGAAAGGCCCGGTGCGCCGGCTGTTTGTGGTGGAAAAAGGCGGCGAGACTGTAAGAGAGGTCTATATTTCTGAAGGTCAGGAGGAGAAAAAATGA